The following are from one region of the Pseudazoarcus pumilus genome:
- a CDS encoding translocation/assembly module TamB domain-containing protein has protein sequence MRRLALACVVVACCGHAAAAALKVELGSISHPAFEVQELVFELADDAASASVSMRRLEAGGQRFDNVRFRCTEVRIALPRLACRDGELVGEGLGERLSIDVEYAPFERSGRLRLASSAGDRLDLDLSADGSLAGKVADFDLERIARWMPKSDFVLSGRFDGRVAGRLVADGPVTMRLDGRVSAATFSSADGLQAAEGVGAELAATLERVGRDWAFSVEADWTDGEAYVHPIYTTAGIRALLRGTVSEAFIEFSRASLVIDGVDGIEARARFTRPDLSIDRLAATIARADLAVVGPQFVAPLIAPGRPGSLSFDGRVSAGVVIEGGRMHGIDVALDGVRYADADTTLAVGPLSGVVPWRENEATEAELVLQGGRWEKLELGAFEVSANLHGPAVDIATLAIPLLDGRVVLSDLALRRGSKGWSGSGAAVIEPISMPLLTAALGLPEMAGVLSASMPGLTVSPGEIALDGALVVSVFDGYLRVTELRAYEPYGVSSRLYSNVEARNLDLEQLTSTFEFGSITGFIDADVHALELVHWRPVAFDARIHSSPGRYRKRISQRAVQNIGALAGPGAGAALQRGILGFFDSFGYREIGLSCRLEGGVCIMGGIGDETTGSFDIVRGGGIPALNVIGYNRRVDWNELSDRLQRVIASNTAPVIR, from the coding sequence ATGCGACGCCTCGCGCTCGCGTGTGTGGTCGTCGCCTGCTGCGGACACGCTGCGGCAGCGGCGTTGAAGGTCGAGCTGGGTTCGATCTCGCATCCCGCCTTTGAAGTCCAAGAGCTGGTGTTCGAACTGGCCGATGACGCGGCGTCGGCGAGCGTGTCGATGCGCCGCCTGGAAGCAGGTGGCCAGCGTTTCGACAACGTTCGCTTTCGCTGCACCGAAGTTCGGATCGCTCTGCCGCGGCTGGCCTGTCGCGACGGCGAGCTGGTGGGCGAGGGGCTCGGCGAGCGCCTGAGCATCGATGTCGAGTACGCGCCGTTCGAGCGATCCGGTCGGTTGCGGCTCGCATCCTCGGCGGGAGATCGGCTGGACCTCGATCTGTCGGCTGACGGCAGCCTCGCCGGCAAAGTCGCCGACTTCGATCTGGAGCGCATTGCGCGCTGGATGCCGAAATCCGATTTCGTGCTCTCCGGACGCTTCGACGGTCGCGTCGCGGGCCGGCTTGTGGCCGACGGTCCGGTGACGATGCGTCTGGACGGACGCGTATCCGCGGCGACGTTCTCCAGTGCGGACGGCCTGCAGGCCGCCGAGGGCGTGGGCGCCGAACTGGCCGCCACGCTCGAGCGCGTAGGCCGGGACTGGGCGTTCTCGGTCGAAGCCGATTGGACCGACGGCGAGGCCTACGTCCATCCCATCTACACGACGGCCGGCATCCGCGCCCTGCTGCGCGGGACGGTGAGCGAGGCCTTCATCGAGTTCTCGCGCGCTTCGCTGGTCATCGACGGGGTCGACGGCATCGAGGCGCGCGCGCGCTTCACGCGCCCGGATCTGTCGATCGATCGTCTCGCGGCAACGATTGCCCGGGCCGACCTGGCCGTGGTCGGGCCGCAGTTCGTTGCCCCGCTGATCGCGCCGGGGCGTCCCGGGTCGCTGAGTTTCGACGGGCGCGTGAGCGCCGGCGTGGTGATCGAGGGCGGGCGCATGCATGGGATCGACGTCGCGCTCGATGGCGTCCGCTACGCCGACGCGGACACGACACTGGCGGTCGGGCCGCTCTCCGGTGTGGTGCCGTGGCGCGAGAACGAGGCCACCGAGGCCGAACTGGTTCTCCAGGGCGGGCGCTGGGAGAAGCTCGAACTGGGCGCGTTCGAGGTTTCGGCAAACCTGCACGGTCCTGCAGTGGACATCGCCACGCTCGCGATTCCGCTGCTCGACGGTCGGGTCGTGCTCAGCGATCTGGCCTTGCGTCGCGGCAGCAAAGGCTGGTCGGGCAGTGGCGCGGCGGTCATCGAGCCGATCTCGATGCCGCTCTTGACTGCTGCCCTCGGCCTGCCCGAGATGGCCGGTGTGCTGTCGGCCTCGATGCCCGGACTGACGGTGTCGCCGGGCGAGATTGCGCTCGACGGTGCGCTGGTGGTCTCGGTCTTCGACGGCTATCTGCGCGTGACCGAGTTGCGCGCGTATGAACCTTACGGGGTCTCTTCGCGGCTGTATTCCAACGTCGAGGCGCGCAATCTCGATCTGGAACAACTCACCAGCACCTTCGAGTTCGGCAGCATCACCGGCTTCATCGACGCCGACGTACACGCGCTGGAACTGGTGCACTGGCGCCCGGTGGCTTTCGATGCGCGTATCCATAGCAGTCCGGGCCGCTACCGCAAGCGCATCAGCCAGCGTGCGGTACAGAACATCGGCGCACTCGCCGGACCCGGCGCAGGCGCGGCGCTGCAGCGCGGTATCCTGGGGTTTTTCGACAGCTTCGGCTATCGCGAGATCGGCCTGTCGTGCCGCCTCGAGGGCGGTGTGTGCATCATGGGCGGCATCGGCGACGAGACCACAGGCAGCTTCGACATCGTGCGCGGGGGCGGAATCCCGGCGCTCAACGTGATCGGCTACAATCGTCGCGTGGACTGGAACGAGCTGAGCGATCGCCTGCAGCGCGTGATCGCATCGAACACGGCCCCGGTCATACGCTGA
- a CDS encoding integration host factor subunit alpha, whose amino-acid sequence MSATLTKAELAELLFERVGLNKREAKDMVEGFFEEIRAALERGEAVKLSGFGNFQLRDKPQRPGRNPKTGEEIPISARRVVTFHASQKLKAAVEQLTHAQPRH is encoded by the coding sequence ATGAGCGCGACATTGACCAAGGCCGAACTGGCCGAACTGCTTTTTGAACGGGTGGGGCTGAACAAGCGCGAGGCCAAGGACATGGTCGAGGGTTTCTTCGAGGAGATTCGCGCGGCCCTGGAGCGTGGCGAAGCCGTCAAGCTCTCCGGCTTCGGCAACTTCCAGCTCCGCGACAAGCCCCAGCGTCCGGGGCGCAACCCCAAGACCGGCGAGGAAATCCCGATCTCGGCGCGTCGCGTCGTCACCTTCCACGCCAGCCAGAAGCTCAAGGCCGCCGTGGAGCAACTCACGCATGCACAACCCCGCCACTGA
- the infC gene encoding translation initiation factor IF-3, which produces MAQDKKQRVNNEINAPEIRLVSDDGEQLGIVSLESALQQAEEAGLDLVEIAPMAQPPVCKIMDYGKFKYQEQKKAHEARLKQKQVQIKEVKIRPGTDENDYQIKLRNLVRFLNEGDKVKVTLRFRGREMAHQEIGMRQLERIRADVDELGQVEQMPKMEGRQMIMVIAPRKPS; this is translated from the coding sequence ATCGCTCAAGACAAGAAGCAGCGCGTCAACAACGAAATCAACGCGCCCGAAATCCGGCTCGTTTCGGATGACGGAGAGCAGCTCGGTATCGTTTCGCTGGAAAGCGCCCTGCAGCAGGCCGAGGAGGCCGGTCTGGACCTGGTGGAGATTGCACCCATGGCGCAGCCGCCAGTGTGCAAGATCATGGACTACGGCAAGTTCAAGTATCAGGAGCAGAAGAAGGCTCACGAGGCGCGCCTGAAGCAGAAGCAGGTACAGATCAAGGAAGTCAAGATCCGCCCGGGTACCGACGAGAACGACTACCAGATCAAGCTGCGCAACCTCGTGCGTTTTCTCAACGAGGGCGACAAGGTCAAGGTGACGCTGCGCTTTCGCGGTCGCGAGATGGCGCATCAGGAAATCGGCATGCGCCAGCTCGAACGCATCCGCGCCGATGTCGACGAGCTCGGTCAGGTCGAGCAGATGCCCAAGATGGAAGGGCGTCAGATGATCATGGTGATCGCTCCGCGCAAGCCGAGCTGA
- the pheS gene encoding phenylalanine--tRNA ligase subunit alpha encodes MENLDTLVEQAIAQFAQADDANALEQAKARYLGKTGSLTGLLKTLGKLPPEERRTAGAQINRAKQAVEAALEARRDALRDARLAGQLAAEALDVTLPGRGSGTGGLHPVSRTLERVENLFGSIGFVVADGPEIETDWHNFTALNTPDNHPARSMHDTFYIEGRDDVLLRTHTSPVQIRAMLAHVERHGGAAAMPDLRVIAPGRVYRVDSDATHSPMFHQVEGLWVGENVSFADLKGVIADFLRNFFETDDLQVRFRPSFFPFTEPSAEIDVAFMSGALDGRWLEIAGCGMVHPEVLGCGGIDAETHTGFAFGMGLDRLTMLRYGVNDLRLFFDNDLRFLGQFR; translated from the coding sequence ATGGAAAATCTGGATACCCTGGTCGAGCAGGCTATTGCCCAATTCGCGCAGGCCGATGACGCCAATGCGCTGGAGCAGGCCAAGGCGCGTTATCTGGGCAAGACCGGATCGCTCACCGGACTGCTCAAGACGCTGGGCAAGCTGCCGCCCGAGGAGCGGCGCACGGCCGGTGCGCAGATCAATCGCGCCAAGCAGGCCGTCGAGGCCGCGCTCGAGGCGCGACGCGACGCGCTGCGCGACGCGCGCCTGGCCGGGCAACTGGCGGCCGAGGCGCTCGATGTGACCCTGCCCGGGCGCGGTTCGGGGACGGGCGGCCTGCATCCGGTCAGCCGCACGCTCGAGCGCGTCGAGAACCTGTTCGGTTCGATCGGCTTCGTCGTTGCCGACGGCCCCGAGATCGAGACCGACTGGCACAATTTCACCGCGCTGAACACGCCCGACAACCATCCTGCGCGCTCGATGCACGACACCTTCTACATCGAAGGGCGCGACGACGTGCTGCTGCGCACGCACACCAGCCCGGTGCAGATTCGCGCCATGCTCGCCCACGTCGAGCGTCACGGCGGCGCGGCGGCCATGCCGGACCTGCGCGTGATCGCGCCCGGGCGCGTGTATCGCGTCGATTCGGACGCCACGCATTCGCCGATGTTCCATCAGGTCGAGGGGCTGTGGGTGGGTGAGAACGTCAGTTTCGCGGATCTGAAAGGCGTGATCGCGGACTTCCTGCGCAACTTCTTCGAGACGGATGATCTGCAGGTGCGCTTTCGCCCGTCCTTCTTCCCGTTTACCGAGCCCAGCGCCGAGATCGACGTCGCCTTCATGAGTGGCGCGCTCGACGGACGTTGGCTGGAGATCGCCGGCTGCGGCATGGTGCACCCCGAAGTGCTCGGTTGCGGTGGCATCGACGCGGAGACGCACACCGGATTCGCTTTCGGCATGGGGCTGGACCGGCTGACCATGCTGCGCTACGGCGTCAACGATCTGCGCCTGTTCTTCGACAACGATCTGCGTTTCCTGGGTCAGTTCCGCTAA
- the rplT gene encoding 50S ribosomal protein L20: MPRVKRGVTARARHKKVLALAKGYRGRRKNVYRIAKQAVMKAGQYAYRDRRQRKRQFRVLWIARINAAARELGLTYSTFMHGLKKAEVEVDRKVLADLAVFDKPAFAALAEQARSRLAA; this comes from the coding sequence ATGCCCCGAGTTAAACGTGGTGTAACCGCCCGCGCCCGTCACAAGAAGGTCCTCGCCCTCGCCAAGGGCTACCGTGGCCGTCGCAAGAACGTATACCGCATCGCCAAACAGGCGGTGATGAAGGCCGGACAATACGCCTACCGCGACCGTCGTCAGCGCAAGCGTCAGTTCCGTGTGCTGTGGATCGCGCGTATCAACGCCGCCGCGCGCGAACTGGGTCTGACCTACAGCACCTTCATGCACGGCCTGAAGAAAGCCGAAGTGGAAGTGGACCGCAAGGTACTGGCCGATCTGGCCGTGTTCGACAAGCCCGCATTTGCGGCGCTCGCGGAGCAGGCCCGGTCCCGACTCGCCGCCTGA
- the pheT gene encoding phenylalanine--tRNA ligase subunit beta: MQFSEHWLREFVDPQLDTEALGHLLTMAGLEVEECDPVAADFQGVVVARIVDTAAHPDADKLKVCEVDDGSGEMLQIVCGAPNAAAGMFAPLARIGAELGDFKIKKAKLRGVESSGMLCSARELGISDAHEGLLALPADAPVGADVRAVLGLDDHSFTIKLTPNRADCLSLAGVAREVSALTGAPLSLPDTSAVPASIADVREIVLDAPAACPRYCGRIVRGVDARAATPEWMVRRLERSGVRSISVLVDITNYVMLELGQPLHAFDDARLEGAIHVRLPRAGEELLLLNEQTVKPAADTLLIADDSRALALAGIMGGEDSGITLDTADLFLESAFFAPDAIAGRARQYNFGSDASHRFERGVDFELPRRTIERATRLILDLCGGAAGPVVEAVSEAHLPVRAPVALRPQRARRVLGLEIDDNAMAELLERVHLEVRRDGECLSVVPPSWRFDIAIEADLIEEIVRLHGYDDIPARTPVGPMAMLAQDEGVRTVWSLRRQLAARDFQEVINYAFVDVAWERDFCGVVAPVKLANPIASQMGVMRTSLIGGLVDNLIANRNRQLVRVRVFETGRCFVPVADGGPVAGFEQPLRIAALAAGPALPEQWGTATRRVDFFDLKADLEALIAPRVAEFRPLEHPALHPGRAAEVSVDGVLIGVIGELHPKWVEAYDLGAAPVMFELDLPAALASGVPAYRELSRFPAVSRDIALIVDSAVAAAELMAALRRAAPPIVQAVELFDVYQGKGVADGKKSLAFRVLMQDTQRTLEDSEVESAISAIVREADASFGATLRG; this comes from the coding sequence ATGCAATTTTCCGAACACTGGCTGCGCGAGTTCGTCGATCCGCAACTCGACACCGAGGCGCTCGGTCATCTGCTGACGATGGCCGGCCTCGAGGTCGAGGAGTGCGATCCGGTCGCCGCCGATTTCCAGGGTGTGGTCGTCGCGCGCATCGTCGACACCGCAGCGCATCCGGACGCCGACAAGCTCAAGGTGTGCGAGGTCGACGACGGCAGTGGCGAGATGCTGCAGATCGTGTGCGGCGCGCCCAATGCGGCCGCCGGCATGTTCGCGCCGCTGGCGCGTATCGGGGCGGAACTGGGTGATTTCAAGATCAAGAAGGCGAAGCTGCGCGGGGTGGAGTCGTCCGGCATGCTTTGCTCGGCACGCGAGCTGGGCATCTCCGATGCGCACGAGGGGCTGCTCGCGCTGCCCGCGGACGCGCCCGTTGGCGCAGACGTGCGCGCGGTGCTGGGGCTCGATGACCATTCGTTCACGATCAAGCTCACGCCCAATCGTGCCGACTGTCTGAGCCTGGCCGGCGTCGCGCGCGAGGTCTCCGCGCTCACCGGGGCACCGCTGTCGCTGCCGGATACTTCGGCAGTGCCGGCGAGCATCGCAGACGTGCGCGAGATCGTGCTCGACGCGCCGGCCGCCTGCCCGCGCTATTGCGGTCGCATCGTGCGCGGCGTAGACGCGCGCGCCGCCACGCCCGAATGGATGGTGAGGCGGCTCGAGCGCAGCGGCGTCCGCTCGATCAGCGTGCTCGTCGACATCACCAACTACGTGATGCTCGAACTCGGCCAGCCGCTGCATGCCTTCGACGACGCCAGGCTCGAGGGCGCCATCCATGTGCGCCTGCCGCGCGCGGGCGAGGAATTGCTGCTGCTGAACGAGCAGACCGTGAAGCCGGCCGCCGACACCCTGCTGATTGCCGATGATTCGCGCGCACTCGCGCTGGCCGGCATCATGGGCGGCGAGGACAGCGGCATCACGCTCGACACCGCCGACCTGTTCCTCGAGAGCGCCTTCTTCGCACCCGATGCCATCGCCGGGCGCGCGCGCCAGTACAACTTCGGCTCGGACGCCTCGCACCGCTTCGAGCGTGGTGTGGACTTCGAACTGCCGCGCCGTACCATCGAACGCGCCACGCGCCTGATCCTCGATCTGTGCGGCGGCGCCGCCGGCCCGGTGGTCGAAGCCGTGTCCGAGGCCCACTTGCCGGTGCGCGCGCCGGTCGCCCTGCGTCCGCAACGCGCGCGTCGCGTGCTGGGTCTGGAGATCGACGACAACGCGATGGCCGAGTTGCTCGAGCGCGTGCATCTCGAAGTGCGTCGCGACGGCGAATGCCTGTCCGTCGTGCCGCCGAGCTGGCGTTTCGACATCGCCATCGAGGCCGACCTGATCGAGGAGATCGTGCGTCTGCATGGCTACGACGACATTCCCGCGCGCACCCCGGTCGGTCCCATGGCCATGCTGGCGCAGGACGAGGGCGTGCGCACGGTGTGGTCGCTGCGCCGGCAGCTGGCCGCGCGCGACTTTCAGGAAGTGATCAACTACGCATTCGTCGATGTGGCCTGGGAGCGTGACTTCTGCGGCGTCGTGGCCCCGGTCAAGCTCGCCAACCCGATCGCCAGCCAGATGGGCGTGATGCGCACCAGCCTGATCGGTGGTCTGGTCGACAACCTGATCGCCAACCGCAATCGTCAGCTCGTGCGCGTGCGCGTGTTCGAAACCGGGCGTTGCTTTGTGCCGGTAGCCGACGGTGGGCCCGTTGCGGGCTTCGAGCAGCCTCTGCGCATCGCCGCGCTGGCGGCCGGCCCGGCACTGCCGGAGCAATGGGGCACGGCTACGCGACGCGTCGATTTCTTCGATCTCAAGGCCGATCTCGAGGCGTTGATCGCGCCGCGCGTGGCCGAATTCCGCCCGCTCGAGCATCCTGCGCTGCATCCCGGGCGTGCGGCGGAGGTGTCGGTGGATGGGGTGCTGATCGGCGTGATCGGCGAACTGCATCCGAAATGGGTCGAGGCTTACGATCTGGGCGCCGCGCCCGTGATGTTCGAACTCGATCTGCCCGCTGCGCTGGCCAGCGGGGTTCCGGCCTATCGCGAACTGTCGCGATTCCCGGCCGTGTCGCGTGATATCGCGCTGATCGTCGATTCCGCGGTGGCTGCGGCCGAGCTGATGGCCGCCTTGCGCCGTGCCGCACCGCCCATCGTGCAGGCGGTGGAGCTGTTCGACGTGTATCAGGGCAAGGGCGTGGCCGATGGGAAAAAGAGTCTTGCATTCAGGGTGTTGATGCAAGATACTCAGCGGACACTTGAAGATTCGGAAGTGGAGTCAGCCATTTCGGCCATCGTGCGCGAGGCGGACGCTTCCTTTGGCGCGACGCTGCGCGGATAA
- a CDS encoding 3'-5' exonuclease has product MTPVLVFDIETVPDVAGIRSLNELPAGLDDAEVAEFAFQQRRAATGNDFLPLHLQRVVAISCVLRDAQNFRVFSLAEPDCGEGEIIQRFFDGIERYTPQIVSWNGNGFDMPVLHYRGLIHGVSAPRYWDQGEGDYHDSREFKWNSYISRYHARHLDLMDLLALYQPRAAVRLDELAKLMGCPGKLGMDGSAVWQAWQEGRQADIRDYCETDVVNTYLVLLGFQRMRGERSAEDHAAELTFVREQLAALDAPHWSAFLEAWPSEKL; this is encoded by the coding sequence GTGACACCGGTTCTCGTCTTCGACATCGAGACGGTCCCCGACGTCGCAGGCATTCGCTCCCTCAACGAGTTGCCGGCAGGGCTCGATGACGCCGAGGTCGCGGAGTTCGCGTTCCAGCAGCGCCGTGCCGCGACCGGTAACGACTTCCTGCCGCTGCATCTGCAACGCGTTGTGGCGATTTCCTGCGTGTTGCGTGACGCGCAGAATTTTCGGGTGTTCTCGCTGGCCGAGCCCGATTGCGGCGAGGGCGAGATCATCCAGCGCTTCTTCGACGGCATCGAGCGCTACACGCCGCAGATCGTCTCGTGGAACGGCAACGGCTTCGACATGCCGGTGTTGCATTATCGCGGCCTGATCCACGGCGTGTCGGCGCCGCGCTACTGGGACCAGGGCGAGGGCGATTATCACGACTCGCGCGAATTCAAGTGGAACAGCTACATCAGCCGCTACCACGCGCGTCATCTCGATCTGATGGACCTGCTCGCGCTGTACCAGCCGCGCGCGGCCGTGCGTCTGGACGAACTGGCCAAGCTGATGGGGTGCCCGGGCAAGCTCGGCATGGACGGCTCGGCCGTGTGGCAGGCTTGGCAGGAGGGTCGTCAGGCGGACATCCGCGACTACTGCGAGACCGACGTGGTCAACACTTACCTGGTGCTGCTGGGCTTTCAGCGCATGCGCGGCGAGCGCAGTGCCGAGGACCACGCCGCGGAGCTGACCTTCGTGCGCGAGCAGCTGGCAGCGCTGGACGCGCCGCACTGGAGCGCCTTCCTCGAAGCCTGGCCGAGCGAAAAACTTTGA
- a CDS encoding YdbL family protein, giving the protein MIPSRFFHLLFALLLLGLASIVAAQGDLDIDTPAISALKKSMQQRHAELAPLYDSGAVGFGSDGTVKLRDASAVPLPQRGRANALIAAENDDRAALYREIARANGHPEWESDIRSTFAQRFADRAKAGWWVETQDGWKRK; this is encoded by the coding sequence ATGATTCCGTCCCGCTTCTTCCACCTCCTCTTCGCGCTCCTCTTGCTGGGTCTGGCGAGCATCGTCGCAGCGCAGGGCGATCTCGATATCGACACGCCGGCGATCAGCGCGCTCAAAAAATCGATGCAGCAACGTCATGCCGAGCTGGCCCCGCTGTACGACTCCGGCGCGGTCGGATTCGGCAGTGACGGCACGGTCAAGCTGCGCGATGCCTCTGCCGTGCCGCTGCCCCAGCGGGGCCGAGCCAATGCGCTGATCGCCGCCGAGAACGATGATCGTGCCGCGCTGTATCGCGAGATCGCGCGCGCCAACGGGCATCCCGAATGGGAGTCGGACATCCGTTCGACCTTCGCGCAGCGCTTCGCCGACCGCGCCAAGGCCGGCTGGTGGGTCGAGACACAGGACGGCTGGAAGCGCAAGTGA
- the thrS gene encoding threonine--tRNA ligase: MPNITLPDGSVRSFDHPVTVAEVATSIGPGLAKAALAGKVGGREVDLSHRIEDDAELAIITDKSEEGLEIIRHSTAHLLAHAVKQLFPEAQVTIGPVIDNGFYYDFAYKRAFTPEDLEKIEQRMGELAKAAIPVHREVWERDAAVDFFKQQGELYKAEIIASIPTNEDVSLYRQDDFIDLCRGPHVPSTGHLKVFKLTKVAGAYWRGDSKNEMLQRIYGTAWRSKDDLAAYLHMLEEAEKRDHRKLGRQLDLFHMQEEAPGMVFWHAKGWTLWQQVEQYLRRTIGARGYHEVKTPQIVDRSLWEKSGHWGMYADLMFTTQSEKRDYAIKPMNCPCHIEIFNQGLKSYRDLPLRMAEFGSCHRNEPSGSLHGIMRVRNFVQDDAHIFCTEDQVQEESAEFIRLLQKVYADFGFTDVEVKLSTRPEKRVGTDEQWEKAEVALAAALDAQQLAYELQPGEGAFYGPKIEFSLRDCIGRVWQCGTLQLDFNLPVRLGAEYVAEDNSKKHPVMLHRAILGSMERFIGILIEHHAGAMPMWLAPLQAVVLNISEGQSEYAADVARRLVDAGFRVEADLRNEKINYKIREHSVHKLPYQIVIGEKEKAAGLVTVRARGGRDLGQMSLESLIESWRREVDAKAGAV, encoded by the coding sequence ATGCCCAACATCACTCTTCCCGACGGTTCCGTTCGCAGCTTCGATCACCCGGTAACGGTGGCAGAGGTGGCGACCTCGATCGGGCCGGGGCTTGCCAAGGCAGCGCTCGCCGGCAAGGTGGGCGGGCGCGAGGTCGACCTGTCGCACCGCATCGAGGACGATGCCGAACTGGCGATCATCACCGACAAGAGCGAGGAAGGCCTCGAGATCATCCGCCACTCGACCGCGCATCTGCTCGCGCACGCGGTCAAGCAGCTCTTCCCGGAGGCGCAGGTCACGATCGGTCCGGTCATCGACAACGGCTTCTACTACGATTTTGCGTACAAGCGCGCGTTCACGCCCGAGGATCTGGAGAAGATCGAGCAGCGCATGGGCGAACTTGCGAAGGCCGCCATCCCCGTGCATCGCGAGGTCTGGGAGCGCGACGCCGCAGTCGATTTCTTCAAGCAGCAAGGCGAGTTGTACAAGGCCGAGATCATCGCCTCGATCCCGACGAACGAGGACGTGTCGCTGTACCGCCAGGACGACTTCATCGACCTGTGCCGCGGACCGCACGTGCCCTCCACGGGCCACCTCAAGGTCTTCAAGCTGACCAAGGTGGCCGGCGCCTACTGGCGCGGGGATTCGAAGAACGAGATGCTGCAGCGCATCTACGGCACGGCCTGGCGCAGCAAGGACGATCTGGCCGCCTACCTGCACATGCTCGAAGAGGCGGAGAAGCGCGACCACCGCAAGCTCGGCCGCCAGCTCGATCTCTTCCACATGCAGGAGGAGGCGCCGGGCATGGTGTTCTGGCATGCCAAGGGCTGGACGCTGTGGCAGCAGGTCGAACAGTACCTGCGTCGCACCATCGGCGCGCGCGGCTATCACGAGGTCAAGACGCCGCAGATCGTCGATCGCAGCCTGTGGGAGAAGTCCGGCCACTGGGGCATGTATGCCGACCTGATGTTCACGACGCAGTCGGAGAAGCGCGACTACGCGATCAAGCCGATGAACTGCCCGTGCCACATCGAGATCTTCAACCAGGGTCTGAAGAGCTACCGCGACCTGCCGCTGCGCATGGCCGAATTCGGTTCCTGCCACCGCAACGAGCCTTCGGGATCGCTGCACGGCATCATGCGCGTGCGCAACTTCGTGCAGGACGACGCCCACATCTTCTGCACCGAGGATCAGGTGCAGGAGGAGTCGGCCGAGTTCATCCGCCTGTTGCAGAAGGTCTATGCCGACTTCGGCTTCACCGATGTCGAGGTCAAGCTGTCCACGCGGCCGGAAAAGCGCGTCGGCACCGACGAGCAGTGGGAAAAGGCCGAGGTGGCACTCGCTGCCGCGCTCGACGCGCAGCAGCTGGCCTACGAGTTGCAGCCGGGTGAGGGCGCCTTCTACGGTCCCAAGATCGAGTTCTCGCTGCGCGACTGCATCGGTCGCGTATGGCAGTGCGGCACGCTGCAGCTGGACTTCAACCTGCCGGTGCGCCTTGGCGCCGAGTACGTCGCCGAGGACAACAGCAAGAAGCATCCGGTCATGCTGCACCGCGCGATCCTGGGTTCCATGGAGCGCTTCATCGGCATCCTCATCGAGCATCACGCCGGCGCCATGCCGATGTGGCTCGCGCCGCTGCAGGCGGTCGTGCTCAACATCTCCGAAGGACAGTCGGAATATGCCGCGGATGTGGCGCGACGCCTTGTGGATGCAGGCTTTCGGGTCGAAGCGGATTTGCGCAACGAAAAGATTAACTATAAAATCCGCGAACACAGCGTACATAAGCTCCCCTACCAGATCGTCATTGGCGAGAAGGAAAAGGCGGCGGGGCTTGTCACTGTGCGCGCCAGAGGTGGCCGGGATCTCGGCCAGATGTCCCTGGAATCGTTGATCGAGAGTTGGCGGCGTGAAGTCGACGCCAAGGCCGGCGCGGTCTGA
- the rpmI gene encoding 50S ribosomal protein L35, translating into MPKMKTKSGAAKRFKIRASGGIKRSQAFKRHILTKKTTKNKRQLRGMTAVHDADTKLIRAMLPYA; encoded by the coding sequence ATGCCCAAGATGAAAACCAAGAGCGGTGCCGCCAAGCGGTTCAAGATCCGCGCCAGTGGCGGGATCAAGCGGTCGCAGGCCTTCAAGCGTCACATCCTGACCAAGAAGACCACCAAGAACAAGCGCCAGCTGCGCGGCATGACGGCTGTTCATGACGCCGACACCAAGCTGATCCGCGCAATGCTTCCGTACGCTTGA
- a CDS encoding MerR family transcriptional regulator, whose protein sequence is MHNPATEPDQEPLPPIPAKRYFTIGEVADLCRVKPHVLRYWEQEFTQLKPVKRRGNRRYYQHHEVLLIRRIRELLYREGFTISGARNRLGESAIHEQEEAEEANRLRGVLAEVRGEVEELLVFLRE, encoded by the coding sequence ATGCACAACCCCGCCACTGAACCCGATCAGGAGCCGCTGCCGCCGATCCCGGCCAAGCGCTACTTCACGATCGGCGAGGTCGCCGACCTGTGCCGCGTAAAGCCGCATGTGCTGCGCTACTGGGAACAGGAATTCACGCAGCTCAAACCGGTCAAGCGTCGCGGCAACCGACGCTATTACCAGCACCACGAGGTGCTGCTGATTCGCCGCATCCGCGAACTGCTCTACCGTGAAGGCTTCACCATCTCCGGCGCGCGCAACCGTCTGGGCGAGTCCGCCATCCACGAGCAGGAAGAGGCGGAGGAGGCCAATCGCTTGCGTGGCGTGCTGGCCGAAGTGCGTGGTGAAGTCGAAGAATTGCTCGTCTTCTTGCGTGAGTGA